One genomic window of Sphingopyxis sp. OPL5 includes the following:
- a CDS encoding lipoprotein-releasing ABC transporter permease subunit, producing MILRPYERTIFKRYLLPARGEGFIFVAASFSFVAVMLGVAALVIVMSVVNGVRGELFDKIVGLNGHAVVQGFGGRIDNWRDVLKEVRATPGVTSATPIIEQPLLTTFNGRVEGVAVRGMLVDDIRKNDVLKGEVLQGNLNRLTDGSGEVALGSELARNLGANVGSQITIINPAGRSTPFGTVPREISYSVGAIFEIGVYDFDKSYIIMPMADAQLLLLTGDQIGIIKVQTENADKVGEILAPLSQKLAATAIVADWRSTNSSLFEALEVERVALFVILSLIILVAAFNIVSSLIMLVRAKTRDIAIIRTMGAPRDSVLRIFVAIGVAIGVGGTLVGLILGFVALYFRKGILNGIGYLSGQNLWDPSVRFLTELPSKPNPVEIGVVVVMTIVFSFLATLYPAFKAANTDPVQVLRYE from the coding sequence ATGATCCTGCGTCCCTATGAACGCACCATCTTCAAACGTTATCTGCTTCCGGCGCGCGGCGAGGGGTTCATCTTCGTCGCCGCGTCGTTCAGCTTCGTCGCGGTGATGCTCGGCGTCGCGGCGCTCGTCATCGTGATGAGCGTCGTGAACGGGGTGCGCGGCGAGTTGTTCGACAAGATCGTCGGACTCAATGGCCATGCGGTGGTGCAGGGCTTTGGCGGCCGCATCGATAATTGGCGCGACGTGCTGAAAGAGGTGCGCGCGACCCCCGGGGTGACGTCGGCGACGCCGATCATCGAACAACCGCTGCTGACCACCTTCAACGGCCGGGTCGAGGGCGTCGCGGTGCGCGGCATGCTGGTCGACGACATCCGCAAGAACGACGTGCTGAAGGGCGAGGTGCTGCAGGGCAATCTCAATCGCCTGACCGACGGGTCGGGCGAGGTAGCGCTGGGGTCCGAACTGGCGCGCAACCTGGGCGCGAACGTCGGGTCGCAGATCACGATCATCAACCCCGCCGGGCGGTCGACCCCGTTCGGGACGGTGCCGCGCGAGATCAGCTATTCGGTCGGGGCGATCTTCGAGATCGGGGTCTATGACTTCGACAAAAGCTATATCATCATGCCGATGGCCGATGCGCAGTTGCTGCTGCTGACCGGCGACCAGATCGGAATCATCAAGGTTCAGACCGAGAATGCCGACAAGGTCGGCGAAATCCTTGCGCCGCTGTCGCAAAAACTCGCGGCGACGGCGATCGTCGCCGACTGGCGGTCGACCAACAGCAGCCTGTTCGAGGCGCTGGAGGTCGAGCGCGTCGCGCTGTTCGTGATCCTGTCGCTGATCATCCTCGTCGCGGCGTTCAACATCGTGTCGTCGCTGATCATGCTGGTGCGCGCCAAGACGCGCGACATCGCGATCATCCGCACGATGGGCGCGCCGCGCGATTCGGTGCTGCGCATCTTCGTCGCGATCGGCGTGGCGATCGGGGTCGGCGGGACGCTGGTCGGGCTGATCCTCGGCTTTGTCGCGCTCTATTTCCGCAAGGGGATATTGAACGGGATCGGCTATTTGTCGGGGCAGAATCTGTGGGATCCGTCGGTGCGGTTCCTGACCGAATTGCCGTCGAAACCCAATCCGGTCGAGATCGGGGTGGTGGTGGTGATGACGATCGTCTTCAGCTTCCTCGCGACGCTCTATCCGGCGTTCAAGGCCGCGAATACCGATCCGGTGCAGGTGCTGCGCTATGAATGA
- a CDS encoding Crp/Fnr family transcriptional regulator: MDHAKLAELQGPDSIFSGLSVEDWADIASRAVQINFVKGRELLVQGDPGDMMLILTEGTARVSMLTAGGREIVLAYAEPGAVLGEIALLDGGERTASVTATSAGSALQLGRNALRDFATSHPDFAWSLMQQLARRLRTADQTIESDRAYASGPRLARYLKRLIRKDSIETTHRVELSQTELGNFAGMSREHINRQLRSWEESGVISLEQGRVRVLDTDMLEDISESEG; this comes from the coding sequence ATGGATCACGCGAAACTCGCCGAGCTACAGGGCCCCGACAGCATATTTTCCGGCCTGTCGGTCGAGGATTGGGCCGACATCGCGAGCCGCGCGGTGCAGATCAACTTCGTCAAGGGCAGGGAATTGCTCGTCCAGGGCGATCCCGGCGACATGATGCTGATCCTGACCGAAGGCACGGCGCGCGTGTCGATGCTGACCGCCGGGGGACGCGAGATTGTGCTCGCCTATGCCGAACCCGGCGCGGTACTGGGCGAGATCGCGCTGCTCGACGGCGGCGAACGCACCGCTTCGGTCACCGCGACGAGCGCGGGCAGCGCGCTCCAACTCGGCCGCAACGCGCTGCGCGATTTTGCCACCAGCCACCCCGATTTCGCCTGGTCGCTGATGCAGCAGCTGGCGCGGCGGCTGCGCACCGCCGACCAGACGATCGAAAGCGACCGCGCCTATGCGTCGGGGCCGCGGCTGGCGCGCTACCTCAAGCGCCTGATTCGCAAGGACAGCATCGAGACGACGCACCGCGTCGAACTCAGTCAGACCGAACTCGGCAATTTCGCGGGGATGAGCCGCGAACATATCAACCGCCAATTGCGCAGCTGGGAGGAATCGGGGGTCATCTCGCTCGAACAGGGGCGGGTGCGCGTGCTCGATACCGACATGCTCGAGGATATCAGCGAGAGCGAGGGATAG
- a CDS encoding CTP synthase has protein sequence MARFIFITGGVVSSLGKGLMAASLAALLQARGYRVRIRKFDPYLNVDPGTMSPYQHGEVYVTDDGAETDLDLGHYERFTGVAARQSDNVTSGRIYQQIITKERRGDYLGATVQVVPHVTDAIKAFARTDIDDLDFVLCEIGGTVGDIESLPFIEAIRQLRNEEGRDKTLSVHVTLVPYIAAAGELKTKPTQHSVRELASLGVQPDILLCRCEKPLPDGERAKIAQFCNVRKEAVIPALDADSIYSVPVQYHGEGLDNEVLRAFGIHDAPDPDLTRWFDIMDRKQHPEGEVTIGVVGKYVSLPDAYKSLNEALVHGGMANRVKVNIRWLDAEMFESGEDLAANLEPLHGILVPGGFGERGSEGKISSVRFARERGVPFFGICLGMQMACIEGARNTSGIAAASSTEFGKTDEPVVGMITEWMSDEGLQQRGADTDLGGTMRLGAYEAKLSPNSHVAAVYGANAISERHRHRYEVNGAYRERLESGGLVFSGMSPDGMLPEIVERPDHPWFIGVQFHPELKSKPFDPHPLFAGFIEAAVKHSRLV, from the coding sequence ATGGCGCGGTTCATTTTTATCACCGGCGGCGTGGTCTCCTCGCTTGGCAAAGGTTTGATGGCGGCAAGCCTCGCGGCTTTGCTGCAAGCGCGCGGCTATCGCGTCCGTATCCGGAAATTCGATCCCTATCTGAACGTCGATCCGGGGACGATGTCGCCCTATCAGCATGGCGAAGTCTATGTGACCGACGACGGCGCCGAGACCGACCTCGATCTTGGCCATTACGAGCGCTTCACCGGCGTCGCGGCGCGGCAGAGCGATAACGTCACCTCGGGCCGTATCTATCAGCAGATCATCACCAAGGAACGCCGCGGCGACTATCTGGGCGCGACGGTGCAGGTCGTCCCGCACGTCACCGACGCGATCAAAGCGTTCGCGCGGACCGACATCGACGACCTCGATTTCGTGCTGTGCGAAATCGGCGGCACGGTCGGCGACATCGAATCGCTGCCGTTCATCGAGGCGATCCGCCAGCTGCGCAACGAGGAAGGCCGCGACAAGACGCTGTCGGTCCATGTCACGCTGGTGCCGTACATCGCCGCCGCAGGCGAATTGAAGACCAAGCCGACCCAGCACAGCGTGCGCGAACTCGCGTCGCTGGGCGTCCAGCCCGACATCCTGCTCTGCCGCTGCGAAAAGCCGCTGCCCGATGGCGAGCGCGCCAAGATCGCGCAATTCTGCAACGTGCGGAAGGAAGCGGTGATCCCCGCGCTCGACGCCGACAGCATCTATTCGGTGCCGGTGCAATATCATGGCGAAGGCCTCGACAACGAAGTGCTGCGCGCCTTTGGTATCCACGATGCGCCCGACCCCGACCTGACGCGCTGGTTCGACATCATGGACCGCAAGCAGCACCCCGAGGGCGAAGTGACGATCGGCGTCGTCGGCAAATATGTCTCGCTGCCCGATGCGTACAAGAGCCTGAACGAGGCGCTGGTCCATGGCGGCATGGCGAACCGGGTCAAGGTCAACATCCGCTGGCTCGATGCCGAGATGTTCGAAAGCGGCGAGGATCTCGCCGCCAATCTCGAGCCGCTGCACGGCATCCTCGTCCCCGGCGGCTTTGGCGAGCGTGGGTCCGAAGGCAAGATTTCGAGCGTGCGCTTCGCGCGCGAACGGGGCGTGCCCTTCTTCGGCATCTGCCTTGGCATGCAGATGGCGTGCATCGAGGGCGCGCGCAACACGAGCGGTATCGCGGCGGCATCGAGCACCGAATTCGGCAAGACCGACGAGCCGGTGGTCGGCATGATCACCGAATGGATGAGCGATGAAGGGCTGCAGCAGCGCGGCGCCGACACCGACCTTGGCGGCACGATGCGGCTGGGCGCCTATGAAGCGAAGCTGTCGCCGAACAGCCATGTCGCGGCGGTCTATGGCGCCAATGCGATCAGCGAGCGCCACCGCCATCGCTATGAGGTCAACGGCGCCTATCGCGAGCGGCTCGAATCGGGCGGTCTCGTTTTTTCGGGCATGTCGCCCGACGGCATGCTACCCGAAATCGTCGAGCGGCCGGATCATCCCTGGTTTATCGGGGTGCAATTCCATCCGGAACTCAAGTCGAAACCCTTCGATCCGCACCCGCTGTTCGCGGGGTTCATCGAAGCGGCGGTGAAGCACAGCCGGCTGGTCTGA
- the secG gene encoding preprotein translocase subunit SecG: MSNLFTFLLVVQAVVAAAMIGVILMQKSEGGGLGVGGSPAGLLSARGAADFMTRATTILATAFVGLSIVLAAMASVGGSGSTTLDTSLSKSAQPASGAATGLTAPAQAPANGAPAQALPSDDPLAAAAAAAAAETPPAAPPAPAKK; the protein is encoded by the coding sequence ATGTCGAACCTCTTCACCTTCCTGCTTGTCGTCCAGGCCGTCGTGGCGGCCGCGATGATCGGCGTCATCCTGATGCAGAAGTCGGAAGGTGGCGGGCTTGGTGTCGGTGGCAGCCCCGCGGGTCTGTTGTCGGCGCGCGGCGCGGCCGATTTCATGACGCGCGCCACGACGATCCTCGCGACGGCGTTCGTCGGCCTGTCGATCGTGCTCGCCGCCATGGCTTCGGTCGGCGGTTCGGGCAGCACCACGCTCGACACCTCGCTGTCGAAATCGGCGCAGCCCGCAAGCGGTGCGGCGACCGGGCTGACCGCCCCGGCGCAGGCCCCCGCGAACGGCGCCCCGGCGCAGGCACTGCCGAGCGACGATCCGCTGGCCGCCGCCGCGGCGGCCGCCGCTGCCGAAACGCCCCCCGCCGCACCGCCGGCTCCCGCCAAGAAATAA
- the tpiA gene encoding triose-phosphate isomerase yields MARRKYVVGNWKMNGVSASLAEAQAIFAAAAEHKAVDVALCPPFTLIGAMVAAVPGGAVGGQDCHSAASGAFTGSVAAAMLADAGASLVIVGHSERREGCGESDADVKAKAEAALGAGLDVILCVGEPRVVRESGGAIDHVLAQVRESLPDSFDPTRLAIAYEPIWAIGTGLVPTTEDVAAMHGSIRAALSARIGTGSDVLRLLYGGSVNGDNAAELLGAGDVDGALVGGASLTAGKFLPIVAAGGSLSQ; encoded by the coding sequence ATGGCGCGGCGCAAATATGTGGTCGGCAACTGGAAGATGAACGGCGTGTCGGCATCGCTCGCCGAGGCGCAGGCGATCTTCGCCGCCGCCGCCGAGCACAAGGCGGTCGATGTCGCGCTTTGCCCGCCCTTCACGCTGATCGGCGCGATGGTCGCCGCCGTGCCGGGCGGGGCGGTCGGCGGGCAGGATTGCCACAGCGCCGCGTCGGGCGCCTTTACCGGATCGGTCGCCGCGGCGATGCTCGCCGATGCCGGCGCCAGCCTGGTGATCGTCGGACACAGCGAACGCCGCGAAGGCTGCGGCGAGAGCGACGCCGATGTAAAAGCGAAGGCCGAGGCGGCGCTGGGCGCCGGACTCGATGTCATCCTGTGCGTCGGCGAGCCGCGCGTGGTCCGCGAATCGGGCGGCGCGATCGATCATGTGCTGGCGCAGGTGCGGGAATCGCTGCCCGACAGTTTCGATCCGACGCGGCTCGCGATCGCCTATGAACCGATCTGGGCGATCGGCACCGGGCTGGTGCCGACGACCGAGGATGTCGCGGCGATGCACGGATCGATCCGCGCCGCGCTGTCCGCGCGGATCGGCACGGGATCGGACGTGCTGCGGCTGCTCTATGGCGGGTCGGTCAATGGCGACAATGCCGCCGAATTGCTGGGCGCCGGCGACGTCGACGGCGCGCTGGTCGGCGGCGCGAGCCTGACGGCGGGCAAGTTCCTGCCGATCGTCGCGGCGGGAGGGAGCCTCTCTCAATAG
- a CDS encoding peptidylprolyl isomerase: MITAIRSLFSSTIGKILALAFVALVGVAFALGDIGGNSPLGGGVGGSNVARVGDTDIGYAELRDQVRRSFDQARRDQPTLTIDAFVEAGGLQQTLDQLIDGAAFTQYADTLGFGISKRLVDSRIADLPVFKGVSGNFDKTVFDAFLRQNNITEAALRSDIAQQIYAEQLAVPVGSMPRVAPAMAQPYAALLLERREGQATYIPSSSFAPTADPGDAVLQKYLGENRARFSIPERRVLQYAVFDRSIAPVAAVTDKEIADIYKANAARFAATETRRFAQVIAPDQASANSIAAKVRGGSSIAAAAQAAGLTAGSSGDVTLTAYSGMTNSAAAKAAFAAKRGDILGPTQTGLGWTIAQVETITATPAKTLADATPEIRAQLQKSKAEEAIISFYNGVQDAVNEGVSIDEITTDRKLTLVETPALLPSGRAPAQPAFALAADLAPMISQAFQGSDAGETHLATLVENEKFAVYAIKSVVPAAPPPFAQIRADLLADWKLAQGQKVARDKARAIVKAVDGKQSFADAVRAAGPNIGNVQTIGGLRAELGAGGQRVPPELALLFSMAQGSVKTLEIPGNRGWMVIALGKVERPNPKDIQPERVAAIAGPLGPAFGNELVAQMMQDARKRVGVKLNQKLIDQLRKELTGDAPVAE, from the coding sequence ATGATTACCGCGATCCGCAGCCTCTTTTCCTCCACGATCGGCAAGATTCTCGCCCTCGCCTTCGTCGCGCTCGTCGGCGTTGCCTTCGCGCTCGGCGATATCGGCGGCAATTCGCCGCTCGGCGGCGGGGTCGGCGGCTCCAATGTCGCACGCGTCGGCGATACCGACATCGGCTATGCCGAACTGCGCGACCAGGTGCGCCGCTCGTTCGATCAGGCACGCCGCGACCAGCCGACGCTGACGATCGACGCCTTTGTCGAGGCCGGCGGGCTCCAGCAGACGCTCGACCAGCTCATCGACGGCGCGGCCTTCACCCAATATGCCGACACCCTCGGCTTCGGGATCAGCAAGCGCCTCGTCGACAGCCGTATCGCCGACCTGCCGGTGTTCAAGGGCGTATCGGGCAATTTCGACAAGACGGTGTTCGACGCGTTCCTGCGCCAGAACAACATCACCGAAGCCGCGCTGCGCAGCGACATCGCGCAACAGATTTACGCCGAACAGCTCGCGGTCCCGGTCGGCAGCATGCCGCGCGTCGCGCCCGCCATGGCGCAGCCCTATGCCGCGCTGCTGCTCGAACGGCGCGAGGGCCAGGCGACCTATATTCCGTCCAGCAGCTTCGCCCCGACCGCCGATCCGGGCGACGCGGTGCTGCAGAAATATCTGGGCGAGAATCGCGCCCGCTTCAGCATTCCCGAGCGCCGCGTGCTGCAATATGCGGTGTTCGACCGCAGCATCGCGCCGGTCGCGGCGGTGACCGACAAGGAAATCGCCGACATCTACAAGGCAAACGCCGCGCGCTTCGCCGCGACCGAGACGCGCCGCTTCGCGCAGGTCATCGCGCCCGACCAGGCGAGCGCGAACAGCATCGCGGCCAAGGTTCGCGGCGGTTCGTCGATCGCCGCCGCCGCGCAGGCCGCCGGCCTCACCGCCGGTTCGTCGGGCGACGTCACGCTGACCGCCTATTCGGGCATGACCAACAGCGCCGCCGCCAAGGCCGCCTTCGCCGCCAAGCGCGGCGACATTCTCGGCCCGACACAGACCGGCCTCGGCTGGACCATCGCGCAGGTCGAGACGATCACCGCGACGCCAGCCAAGACGCTCGCCGACGCCACCCCCGAAATCCGCGCCCAGCTTCAAAAGAGCAAGGCCGAAGAGGCGATCATCAGTTTCTACAACGGCGTTCAGGACGCGGTGAACGAGGGCGTGTCGATCGACGAGATCACCACCGACCGCAAGCTCACGCTCGTCGAAACCCCGGCCTTGCTGCCCAGCGGCCGGGCGCCTGCACAGCCCGCCTTCGCGCTCGCAGCCGACCTCGCGCCGATGATCAGTCAGGCGTTCCAGGGCAGCGACGCGGGCGAGACCCATCTCGCCACGCTGGTCGAGAACGAGAAATTCGCCGTCTATGCGATCAAGTCGGTCGTCCCCGCAGCGCCGCCGCCCTTCGCTCAGATCCGCGCCGACCTCCTCGCCGACTGGAAGCTCGCGCAGGGGCAGAAGGTCGCCCGCGACAAGGCGCGCGCGATCGTCAAGGCGGTCGACGGCAAGCAGAGCTTCGCCGACGCGGTGCGCGCCGCCGGGCCGAACATCGGCAACGTCCAGACGATCGGCGGGCTTCGCGCCGAACTCGGCGCGGGCGGCCAGCGCGTGCCTCCCGAACTCGCCCTGCTCTTCTCGATGGCACAGGGCAGCGTCAAGACGCTCGAAATCCCCGGCAACCGCGGCTGGATGGTGATCGCGCTCGGCAAGGTCGAGCGTCCGAACCCGAAGGATATCCAGCCCGAACGCGTCGCCGCGATCGCCGGCCCGCTCGGCCCGGCCTTCGGCAACGAACTCGTCGCCCAGATGATGCAGGACGCCCGCAAGCGCGTCGGGGTCAAGCTCAACCAGAAGCTGATCGACCAGCTGCGCAAGGAGCTGACCGGCGACGCACCGGTCGCCGAATAA
- the trpE gene encoding anthranilate synthase component I has product MSLEGRAAALEALAGGRGAVVWQRLIADVETPVSAALKLIAPGRGDWVLESVESGETRGRYSLIGLDPDLMFEVRGDAARINRDWQRDRENFVPVAAPALQALRDLVAECRFDVPDALPKALATLVGFFAYETFGLVERIPRAPGAGLGLPDMVFVRPTVILVFDRLADELFLIAPIWPDDDAPIDRAIDAAQDKLDAIAARLATGNPHAEHATTLTDPATIAANPATTPEHFAAMVATAKDYIAAGDIFQVVLSQRFSNPFDLPPFDLYRALRRINPSPFLYFLDLPGFALIGSSPEILVRVRDGEITIRPIAGTRPRGKTSAEDAYNRESLLADPKERAEHLMLLDLGRNDVGRAAVGGSVTVTDSYTVEFYSHVMHIVSNVIGRIAPDKDAIDALFAGFPAGTVSGAPKVRACQIIAELEADARGPYAGGVGYFAPDGNMDSCIVLRTAIVKDGEMHVQAGAGIVADSDPAYEQRECEAKAGALFAAAREAVRLAGMPGYGQ; this is encoded by the coding sequence GTGAGCCTGGAGGGTAGAGCTGCCGCGCTCGAAGCGCTGGCCGGGGGCCGCGGCGCGGTCGTCTGGCAGCGGCTGATCGCCGATGTCGAAACCCCGGTGTCGGCGGCGCTCAAGCTGATCGCGCCGGGACGCGGCGACTGGGTGCTCGAATCGGTCGAAAGCGGCGAAACGCGCGGCCGTTACAGCCTGATCGGGCTCGATCCCGATTTGATGTTCGAGGTACGCGGCGACGCCGCGCGCATCAACCGCGACTGGCAGCGTGACCGCGAAAATTTCGTGCCCGTCGCCGCTCCGGCGCTGCAAGCGCTGCGCGACCTCGTCGCCGAGTGCCGTTTCGACGTGCCCGATGCGCTGCCCAAGGCGCTCGCGACGCTCGTCGGCTTCTTCGCCTATGAAACCTTCGGCCTCGTCGAGCGCATCCCGCGCGCGCCGGGCGCCGGGCTCGGCCTGCCCGACATGGTCTTCGTGCGCCCGACGGTGATCCTCGTCTTCGACCGGCTCGCCGACGAACTTTTCCTCATCGCCCCGATCTGGCCCGACGACGATGCGCCGATCGACCGCGCGATCGACGCCGCGCAGGACAAGCTCGACGCCATCGCCGCGCGCCTCGCGACCGGCAATCCGCATGCCGAGCACGCGACCACGCTCACCGACCCGGCGACCATCGCCGCCAATCCCGCGACCACGCCCGAGCATTTCGCCGCAATGGTGGCGACCGCGAAAGACTATATCGCGGCGGGTGACATCTTCCAGGTCGTGCTGTCGCAGCGCTTTTCGAACCCGTTCGACCTGCCGCCCTTCGACCTCTATCGCGCGCTTCGCCGCATCAACCCCTCGCCTTTCCTCTATTTCCTCGACCTCCCCGGCTTCGCGCTGATCGGCTCGTCGCCCGAAATCCTCGTCCGGGTGCGCGACGGCGAGATCACGATCCGCCCGATCGCCGGCACCCGCCCGCGCGGCAAGACGAGCGCCGAGGACGCGTATAACCGCGAAAGCCTGCTCGCCGATCCCAAGGAGCGCGCCGAGCATCTGATGCTGCTCGACCTCGGCCGCAACGACGTCGGCCGCGCGGCGGTCGGCGGCAGCGTGACGGTGACCGACAGCTATACCGTCGAATTCTACAGCCATGTCATGCACATCGTCTCGAACGTCATCGGCCGCATCGCGCCCGACAAGGACGCCATCGACGCGCTGTTCGCGGGCTTCCCGGCGGGCACGGTCAGCGGCGCGCCGAAGGTCCGCGCCTGCCAGATCATCGCCGAACTCGAGGCCGACGCGCGCGGGCCTTACGCGGGCGGCGTCGGCTATTTCGCCCCCGACGGCAATATGGACAGCTGCATCGTGCTGCGCACCGCGATCGTCAAGGACGGCGAAATGCACGTCCAGGCCGGTGCCGGCATCGTCGCCGACAGCGACCCCGCCTACGAACAGCGCGAGTGCGAGGCGAAGGCCGGCGCGCTGTTCGCGGCGGCACGCGAGGCGGTACGGCTGGCGGGCATGCCGGGGTATGGGCAGTGA
- a CDS encoding alpha/beta fold hydrolase, protein MLKFIVPLALLLAAATPAQAQIEGATEADAILQDFTFATGEKLPELKLHYTTLGTPQRDAKGNVTNAVMILHGTGGTGKQFFQPQFASELFGPGQPLDTSKYYVILPDNIGHGGSSKPSDGLRMKFPKYDYADMVAAQHRLLTEKLGVQKLKLILGTSMGCMHAFVWGETWPGFAERLAPFACLPVEIAGQNRMWRTLSIDAIKADPLWQDGNYGAPPAAGLRTAAALSMIAGANPYALQAQYPTRQAAEKYKDEAFARTYGRNDANDTIYQLESSRTYNPWADLEKITVPVLWINSADDFINPPLYGITEKAAPRMPRATFILIPASPETKGHSTHTWAKFWKDDLAKLMAEKP, encoded by the coding sequence ATGCTGAAATTCATCGTCCCCCTCGCCCTGCTGCTCGCAGCCGCTACGCCCGCCCAAGCCCAGATCGAAGGCGCCACCGAAGCCGATGCGATCCTCCAGGATTTCACCTTCGCGACCGGCGAGAAACTGCCCGAGCTCAAGCTCCACTACACCACGCTCGGCACGCCACAGCGCGACGCGAAAGGTAATGTCACCAACGCCGTGATGATCCTTCACGGTACCGGCGGCACCGGCAAACAATTCTTCCAGCCACAGTTCGCGAGCGAGCTTTTCGGCCCCGGCCAGCCGCTCGATACGAGCAAATATTACGTCATCCTGCCCGACAATATCGGCCATGGCGGCTCGTCGAAGCCCAGCGACGGGCTGCGGATGAAATTCCCCAAATATGACTATGCCGACATGGTCGCGGCGCAGCACCGCCTGCTCACCGAAAAGCTCGGGGTGCAGAAGCTGAAGCTCATCCTCGGCACCTCGATGGGTTGCATGCACGCCTTCGTCTGGGGCGAGACCTGGCCCGGTTTCGCCGAGCGCCTCGCCCCCTTCGCCTGCCTGCCGGTCGAGATCGCAGGCCAGAACCGCATGTGGCGCACGCTGTCGATCGACGCGATCAAGGCCGATCCGCTGTGGCAGGACGGTAATTACGGTGCGCCACCCGCCGCCGGCCTGCGCACCGCCGCCGCGCTCAGCATGATCGCGGGCGCCAACCCCTATGCGCTGCAGGCGCAATATCCGACCCGCCAGGCCGCCGAAAAATATAAGGATGAGGCCTTTGCCCGCACCTATGGCCGCAACGACGCCAACGACACGATCTACCAGCTCGAAAGCTCGCGCACCTACAATCCCTGGGCCGACCTCGAAAAAATTACCGTCCCCGTGCTCTGGATCAACAGCGCCGACGATTTCATCAACCCGCCGCTCTACGGTATCACCGAAAAAGCCGCCCCGCGCATGCCGCGCGCCACCTTCATCCTGATCCCCGCCAGCCCCGAAACCAAGGGGCACAGCACGCATACCTGGGCCAAATTCTGGAAGGACGATCTCGCGAAACTGATGGCGGAAAAGCCGTGA
- a CDS encoding NADP-dependent oxidoreductase, with product MKALVLTRYGGPEATELRDVPAPTPGPDDILVRVHATGLNPVDFKIRDGMLKVVQGYKMPVVMGNEFAGVVEACGKKVTGFVPGDRIFARAPKERMGAFAELAVVPADHAALLPASLDFTTAAGVPLAGLTALQALRDELQLKPGSRVFIPGGAGGVGTFAIQLAKWLGAEVTTTASPRGRDLVERLGADHVIDYTTQDFANEVHDMDGAFDLIGGDTLAKCFAVVKPGAAVVSVAGMPEPLTATKDLGRGALLAALFWFASFGIRAKARKHGAIYRYLLMHPSGAELAELAALIEQKRLEPVIDRVFPFAAIADAIAYLESGRAKGKIVVRMVD from the coding sequence GTGAAGGCCCTCGTCCTCACCCGCTACGGCGGCCCCGAAGCCACCGAATTGCGCGACGTCCCGGCCCCGACGCCCGGCCCCGACGACATCCTCGTCCGCGTCCACGCCACCGGGCTCAACCCCGTCGACTTCAAGATTCGCGACGGCATGCTGAAAGTCGTGCAGGGTTATAAAATGCCCGTCGTCATGGGCAATGAATTCGCCGGAGTGGTCGAGGCGTGCGGCAAGAAAGTAACCGGCTTCGTCCCCGGCGACCGCATCTTCGCGCGCGCACCCAAGGAGCGCATGGGCGCCTTCGCCGAACTCGCGGTCGTCCCTGCCGATCATGCTGCGTTGCTGCCTGCGTCGCTCGATTTCACCACCGCCGCCGGCGTCCCGCTCGCCGGGCTCACCGCGCTGCAGGCGCTCCGCGACGAACTCCAGCTCAAACCCGGCAGCCGCGTCTTCATTCCCGGCGGCGCGGGCGGGGTCGGCACCTTCGCGATCCAACTCGCCAAATGGCTGGGGGCAGAGGTCACCACCACCGCTTCGCCGCGCGGCCGCGACCTCGTCGAGCGGCTCGGCGCCGACCACGTCATTGATTACACGACGCAGGATTTCGCGAATGAAGTCCACGACATGGACGGCGCCTTCGACCTCATCGGCGGCGACACGCTCGCCAAATGCTTCGCCGTCGTCAAACCCGGCGCCGCCGTCGTCTCGGTCGCGGGGATGCCCGAACCGCTCACCGCGACAAAGGATCTCGGCCGCGGCGCGCTCCTCGCCGCGCTCTTCTGGTTCGCAAGCTTCGGCATCCGCGCCAAAGCCCGCAAGCATGGCGCGATCTACCGCTATCTGCTCATGCACCCCAGCGGCGCCGAGCTCGCCGAATTGGCGGCGCTTATCGAGCAAAAACGGCTCGAACCCGTGATCGACCGCGTCTTTCCCTTCGCCGCCATCGCCGACGCGATCGCCTATCTCGAATCGGGCCGCGCCAAGGGCAAAATCGTCGTCCGGATGGTCGACTAG